AGGTCAAGAAAAAGGATGCCGCCTTTTACGAGGGCCAGGTGAAAAATGCCGAGTTTTTCATCCACACCGTGCTGCCGGTGACGGTGGGCAAAATGAATGCCATTTTGGACGGCAATGACGCGGTGAACGCGATTTCCGAAGATGCCTTCGGCGGGAAATAAGCGGCGGTCAACCTGTCCTTTTAAACAGGGTTCAAGGGGCCGCGTGAAACAGAAGTGAGCTCACAGCTGACAGGTCATAGCGTGTGGCACGCTATCAGCTATGAGCGGTGCGCTTTTTTCCTTACGATCCCCTGGCCCTTGGGCCCTTACAGGTCATTTAAAATTGGGTGTTTGGTATTTCGTTTGTGTAGCGCAGAGATATCGAACACCAGACACAAAACACCAAATACCAGACAATCCATCGTCACGAAAACGCTTGTTCATGACCCTGCATTGTGATAATCGGATCCCTTTGGCTGAGGTATTTTGTTGACATGCCTGCGGGCGATTTTATAAAAGTGAACGTTGACCCCGCAGTTGCAACGCTGGGGTCTATTGATTTGTGGAAGAGGAGGAAAGGTAGCGCATGGAAACCGCTTTGTTAGGACCGGCCGATTATTTTTTTCTCGGCATCCCCACCATTGTCTTTTCGCTGTTGATTCCCATCGTGGGCGTGGCTCTGTTCGCCTACATTATGGCCATCCGGATAGCGCCGCTGGTAATGGCGGCGCCGGACATACGCTTCAACCGCCTTCCGGAGCGCATCGTCAAGGTCGTACGCATCTGGCTGCTGCAGTGGCGTCATCCGCGTTACCGAACGGCCGGCATCATTCACATCATGATTTTTGCCGGGTTTCTGGTGTTGGCCATCCGCTCCACCTCCCTGGTCATCATCGGCCTGTCGGATGGGTTCGTTTTTCCGGGGCTGGGGGGCGTTTTGGGGGTCGTGTACAACATTATCAAGGACTATGCCGCGACCATGGTGCTGGTGGCCTGTTGCTTTGCCGCTTACCGGCGCATGGTGGTCAAACCGGAGCGCTACGCCGTTCCGTCGAAATACGGCAAGGACCACACCTTTGAAGCGGTTTTCGTGCTGGGCATGATTGCCACACTGATGATTTCGGAAAGCCTGTTCGAGGCCAGCGCCGCCGCGGCTGATGTAAAGGCGGGGCTGCACGCCGAATTTCTCGCCCCTCTGAGCCTGGCATGGATATTCAAGGTGCTGCTGGGGATGGCATCCGTAAAGACCCTGCAGGGCATCCACATCGTCGCGTACTACATTCACGACCTTACTTTTTTCAGCTTTCTCTGCTTTCTGCCCCTGGGCAAGCACTTTCACGTGATCACCTCCATTTTCAACGTGTTTTTCATGCGCCTGGACAGGGGCAACGTCAAACCGGTCCGTCACGGCGTGGCCGACGACCAGTTGGACGACCTCGAATCCTTTGGCGTGAAAAAGCTGGAAGACTTCACCTGGAAGCACATTCTCGATTTTTATTCCTGCGCGGACTGCGGACGCTGCTCGGACAACTGTCCGGCCAACGCGGTCAAGCGCCCCCTGTCTCCCCGGTTTATTTCGATCAAGGGCCGGGATCTGGTATTTAAAAACTACCCCCTCTATCCCTACGGCGCGCCCTTCAAAAAAGGGGAAGCCCTCATCGGCAATATCTATGAGGAGGACGAAATTTGGTCATGCACCACCTGCGGCGCGTGCGAACAGGAGTGCCCCCTGGGTATCGAGTACATCGACAAAATCGTGGATCTGCGGCGCGGCATGGTGGACGAAGGCATGGTCCCCCAGTCCCTGCAGAAGCCCTTGCGGGCCCTGGAAAAGAGGGGCAACCCCTGGGGCAAGATGGAAAAGAAGCGCTCGGACTGGACCAAGGAGCTACCCGAGGGGGTCGACGTCAAGATCCTGGGTAAAAAGGAAAGCGCCGAAACCCTTTATTTTCTGGACAGCATTACCTCCTTCGACGACAGGATGCAGGCCATCGGCAGGGCGACGGTCAAGGTGCTGAAGGCGGCCGGCGAGGATTTCGGCATTCTCGGCAAGGACGAAAAAGACAGCGGTAACGAGGTCAGGCGTTTCGGTGAAGAGATGCTGTTCCAGGACCTCAAGAACCAGAATACAGAAGCCATTCTCAACTGTGGAGCATCCCGCATCGTCACATCGGATCCCCATGCCTTCAATGCGCTGAAAAACGACTACCAGGGGCTTCCTCCGGTGGAGCACATCAGCCAGTACATCGCCAGTAAAGTGAAAAGCGGGGCCATTCAGCTGAAGGCCGCCGAAGGCAACGGCAAGGTCTACACCTACCACGACCCCTGCTACCTCGGACGCCACAACGGCGTGTACGACGATCCCCGGGAAGCCATCGATGCGATCCCGGGCATCAAACGGGTGGACATGGAAAAATGCCGGGACCGTTCCTTCTGCTGCGGGGGCGGCGGGCTGATGCTGTTCTATGAGCCGGAGGAAGAGCAGCGCATGGGTGTGCTGCGGGTCGAAATGGCCGCCGCGGCCGGTGCCAACGTGATCGTGACGGCCTGTCCCTTCTGCCTGGTAAACATAGAGGATGCCATCAAGGTTGCCGGTATGGAAGGCAGCATGGAAGCCATCGACCTGGCCGAATTGGTGGAGAGCCACATGGCCGGGGCCTGAAATCAGAAATCAGTGGTCTGAAGCTTAAAGCAAAGGCTCTTAAACCACAATGGTACAAAGAATAATTTTAGGGTTGGGAAACAAATAAACAACGGGAGGAAGAACATGGAAATTTTGGTTTGTGTAAAAAGAGTCCCGGATACCGCTGAAAACGAGATCGAAGTCAACAGCGCCGGAACGGATATCGAACGGGACGACCTGGTCTATTCGGTGAATGAGTGGGACAACTACGCCGTTGAAGAGGCGATTCAGATCAAGGACAACGTGGGCGGCAGCGTTACGGTTGTGAGCGTAGGCGACGAGGAGTCCGAAGAGGTGGTCAGAAGGGAAATGGCCATGGGCGCCGACAACGGCGTACTGCTCTCCGACGACGCCTTCGAGGGGTCGGACGGCAAGGGGATTGCCACCCTCCTGAAAGCGGCCGTGCAGAAAGGCAACTATGACTTGATCATGACCGGGGCACAGGCCGATGACGGCGCCGCCCAGGTGGGCGGCATGCTGGCAGCCATGCTGGACCTGCCCTATGCTTCGCTGGTGAATAAAATCGAGATGGTGGACGACAAGAAAATCAAGGTGGGCCGCGAAATCGAAGGCGGCAACCAGGAGATGAGCGAAATCGACCTACCCTGCGTGCTTTCGATCCAGACCGGCATCAATGAGCCCCGCTACGTGGGTATCCGCGGCATCCGCAAGGTGGCTTCGGTTGAAATCCCCGTACACGGTGCCGGTGACCTGGGGGTTGCCGGCGATACCGTCGGCGCGGCGGGCGCCAAGGTCAAACGCCTGGATTACTTTGTGCCGGAACTTGGTGAAGGTGCTGAAATGCTCGAGGGCAGCACCGAAGAGATTATCGAGAAACTGATTGAAATGCTTAAAGCCAAAGGAGGGCTCAAATAATGGCTGGACAGATTTTTGCTTATATAAGATATAAGGATGGTGTTCCTGAAGATTCCGCACTCGAACTGGTGGCGGCTGCCAAGAAGATCGCCGCCGATGCACCGGTGAACGCGTTGGTTTTAGGATCGGGCGTAGACGCGGTTTGCAGTGCCGTGGCCGCTTCTTACCAGGAAGTTTGGAAAATCGACAACGAGGCGCTGGCCTACCCCAATGCCGAGGTGATCAGAAAGCTGCTGGTCAATATCCTGCCCCAGGATTGCATCCTGATGGTGCCCCACGACAC
This is a stretch of genomic DNA from Deltaproteobacteria bacterium. It encodes these proteins:
- a CDS encoding (Fe-S)-binding protein gives rise to the protein METALLGPADYFFLGIPTIVFSLLIPIVGVALFAYIMAIRIAPLVMAAPDIRFNRLPERIVKVVRIWLLQWRHPRYRTAGIIHIMIFAGFLVLAIRSTSLVIIGLSDGFVFPGLGGVLGVVYNIIKDYAATMVLVACCFAAYRRMVVKPERYAVPSKYGKDHTFEAVFVLGMIATLMISESLFEASAAAADVKAGLHAEFLAPLSLAWIFKVLLGMASVKTLQGIHIVAYYIHDLTFFSFLCFLPLGKHFHVITSIFNVFFMRLDRGNVKPVRHGVADDQLDDLESFGVKKLEDFTWKHILDFYSCADCGRCSDNCPANAVKRPLSPRFISIKGRDLVFKNYPLYPYGAPFKKGEALIGNIYEEDEIWSCTTCGACEQECPLGIEYIDKIVDLRRGMVDEGMVPQSLQKPLRALEKRGNPWGKMEKKRSDWTKELPEGVDVKILGKKESAETLYFLDSITSFDDRMQAIGRATVKVLKAAGEDFGILGKDEKDSGNEVRRFGEEMLFQDLKNQNTEAILNCGASRIVTSDPHAFNALKNDYQGLPPVEHISQYIASKVKSGAIQLKAAEGNGKVYTYHDPCYLGRHNGVYDDPREAIDAIPGIKRVDMEKCRDRSFCCGGGGLMLFYEPEEEQRMGVLRVEMAAAAGANVIVTACPFCLVNIEDAIKVAGMEGSMEAIDLAELVESHMAGA
- a CDS encoding electron transfer flavoprotein subunit beta/FixA family protein — protein: MEILVCVKRVPDTAENEIEVNSAGTDIERDDLVYSVNEWDNYAVEEAIQIKDNVGGSVTVVSVGDEESEEVVRREMAMGADNGVLLSDDAFEGSDGKGIATLLKAAVQKGNYDLIMTGAQADDGAAQVGGMLAAMLDLPYASLVNKIEMVDDKKIKVGREIEGGNQEMSEIDLPCVLSIQTGINEPRYVGIRGIRKVASVEIPVHGAGDLGVAGDTVGAAGAKVKRLDYFVPELGEGAEMLEGSTEEIIEKLIEMLKAKGGLK